TGGTGATTTGGGTAGCGGTGGGGGGACGTGCTACTTTAATTGGGGCAATTGTCGGCACTTTGTTAGTTAATTATGCCCGTACTTTTTTAAGTGAACAATTTGCAGAAATTTGGTTATTTTTCCAAGGCGCACTATTTTTGATAGTTGTGACAGTGCTTCCTGATGGCATAGTAGGATGGTTGCGTAATCAGAATCTTTCTATTTTCAAACGTCGTCAAGAAATTGCTACATATCCCACCTTAGAAGAAGACGCCGAAGTGCAACATGAACGCGAAAATATTAGAAACTGAAAACGTAACTGTGAGTTTTGATGGTTTTAAAGCTTTAAACCAACTAAACTTTAGCATGGATGTGGGTGAGTTGCGGGTAGTCATTGGCCCCAATGGTGCAGGGAAGACAACCTTTCTAGATGTGATTACCGGGAAAGTGCAACCAACTATCGGGCGAGTTTTATTCAAGGGGAAAAACCTACGTTCTTTACCTGAACATCAAATTGCCAGATTGGGAATTGGACGTAAATTTCAAACACCCAGAATCTACTTGAATTTAACACCGCGTGAAAATCTAGAAATTACCAGCAACCGCAATAAAAATGTCTTGTCTACCTTGTTTGGTCGTCCTCATGCTGCGGAAAAGAATAGTATTAAAAGGTTATTAGAAACAATTGGTTTAGCTGCTAAAGCAGATGTCAAAGCTGGGTTACTTTCCCACGGAGAAAAGCAACGTTTAGAAATTGGCATGTTAGTAGCACAGTCCCCTGATTTATTACTCGTTGATGAACCAGTTGCAGGTTTAACAGATGAAGAAACCTATAATATAGGCGAATTACTTTTAGCTTTAGCGCAAAGTCATTCAATTTTAGTTATTGAACATGATATGGAATTTGTGAGTCAAATTGCCCGGAAAGTAACAGTACTACATGAAGGTTCGGTGCTGTGCGAAGGGAATTTTGAGGAAGTCCAAAATGACTCTCGTGTAATTGAAGTGTATTTAGGACAACAGCAAGAATGAAAGAATGGGGCATGGGGCATGAGGCATGAAGTTCAATGAAAAGCTTGTTCTTAATATCTTGCACCAGTTCCCACAACTGCCTCAGAATTCATTCTGAGGCTAATAGCTCAAGTAAGCTTTAGCTTACTAAAAAAACGTTTTATAGCCTTTCCTAAGCAAGTGAGGTACACCTTAACCTCACCCCAATAAAGCTGTGCTTTATCTCCCCTCTCCTTACTAAGGAGAGGGGTCGGGGGTGAGGTTATTAGATGTACTTGGCGCTTACTGGGAAATACTATAGTCCACTTCAGTGGAGTTAAGCTATTAGCCAAGAAATTTATTTCTTGGCGGGAAATTGGGCATCTACAAAATATGATACTCACACTTTTTAAAGACTTCCAAATAAAAAATATCCCACTGTTCACAGTCATCAGTCAACAGTCATCTATTTACTTGTTAATTCTGGTCGGTTTGCGCTATTAAACACCTGTTCTACTGTTAGCGCCCAATCAGCAATTACCACTGATTCCATGCAAGTCGCAGCTGTAAATACTTTATCCTCATACTGTCCTTCCACCCACTGACAAATCGTAATTTGTTGCATTTGTGGGTCAATAATCCAATACTCTAATATTTCCCTAGCAGCATACTCCGTCCGCTTGTAGCGATAATCACGAACACGGTTCGCCGTTCCCGGTGAAACAATTTCAATCACTAGCGCAGGCGGTGGCATATCACGGGTGATGGTAGCACGAGTAGCACCTACAAGGGCAGCATAAGATTCTTCTGTGTGAACCATTAAATCAGGTAAACGACATCTCGCCCGTCGCCCCGCCACTTCAATTTCTGTATCTTTGTGAGCAACTAAATAAAAAGGAAAATGTTTTAGTAGTTCAATGAATAGAAATCTTGCCAGATTGCTATTTTCCTGACTTTCTGGTGGCATTTCAACTAATTCTCCATCCACCAACTCATAGCGCGTATCTGTACCATCATCATAGGCAAGATACTCCTCAAAGGTCAGCAATTTTTGGGTTTTCGTCGTTTGGGTCATTTGCTTTGCTTTCTTACCCTACACAGACTACCACTGAATATTATTGCTATTCTAATTTGGTAGGGAAAATACATCAAACCCACATTCCGCACCGCTAAATTAAGATGGTGCGTTAAGACTAAAGTCCATAACACACCCTACTGGCTTTGGTTTGCGACTCGTAAACCTATTTTTGCAACTTGTAAACCTGTTTTTGCGACTCGTAAACCTGTTTTTGCGACTCGTAAACCTATTTTTGCGACTCGTAAACCTATTTTTGCGACTCGTAAACCTATTTTTGCAACTTGTAAACCTATTTTTGCGACTCGTAAACCTGTTTTTGTCAAAAAAATTCAGTAAATTCACTACAGATCCAGATGTTGATTTTCTCATGGCAGATGCTTTTCAACGCACTCTAAAAGACTTTCATCGTGGAGTGCTTGGGGCAGACTAAAACGGGAGTGTAGCGTAGGTAAGCGAGATTATCTGAATGAGCAAATCACTTCAGAATAATTGTCAGAAAAGCTATAATTGCCCTAGCTTTAATTAAAATGGTTTATTCCTATGAGCCAACTGCTAACACTGGAATTAAGTGATGAAGTCTATGCAGCCTTGCAGCAGCAAGCTGATGCTGTCGGGCTTTCGGTAGCAGAATTGATTGTTACATCTGTTAATCAACAGCATGGTATTGTGACTGGTGCTAAGCCACAACCAGAAGCAAAACCAGAAGAAACACTTCAAAAACTACTTAATTATGCAGGTGCAATTAGCTTAGGTTATCCCACAGGTATAGACAATGAAAGTATTGATGCTGACTTGGCAAAAGCTTACGCCAATGAATTCTAAGCATTGGAATGTAGATTATGCTGCTTGATACGTCAGGATTACTCTGCTTTCTCCATAAAGATGAGCCACAACATGAAAAGGCAGTTCAACTAATTGCTAGTACAAGCAGAATTCGGCTGATACACAACTATATTTTAGCCGAATTAGTGGCTCTAGCATTGGTTCGAGGCTTTTCCCGTTCAACTGTACTGTCATATAGCCTTGAATTAATCAACAATTCAAACGTTCAAATTGTATGGGTTGATGAATTGCTACATCGAGAAGCAATAGACTTATTGTTAGCAAGACAGGATAAAACTTATTCTTTATGTGATGCTGTAAGCTTTGTGTTGATGCGTAGGCAAGGAATAATTGAGGCATTAACAACTGATAAACACTTTGAGCAAGAAGGTTTTACTCGTTTGCTGCGGTCAACAGGTTAACAGTTGAATTATTCTATATTGTACAAAAGTATAAAAACTCAATCATCCTCTCTGCGCCTTTGCGCCTCTGCGTGAACTAATGCTAAAAATCTCTAACCTTAACGTTTACTACGGCGAAAGCCACATTCTCCGTAATGTAGATTTAACTGTACCATCCAGTCAAATGGTCTGCCTAATTGGACGCAATGGTGTAGGAAAAAGCACCCTACTCAAAACCATCATGGGTTTACTCAAACCCCGCAGCGGTACAATTAACTTAGCTGAACAATTAATCAACTCCAAATCTCCAGACCAAAGAGCAAAATTAGGAATTGGTTATGTCCCCCAAGGACGAGAAATTATTCCCCGTTTAACAGTCAAAGAAAATCTGTTGTTGGGGTTAGAAGCCAGACGCAAACCAGTAAAAAAAGCAGAAATACCCGAAGAAATTTTTAGCTTATTTCCAGTGTTAAAAACCATG
Above is a window of Nostoc sp. UHCC 0702 DNA encoding:
- the urtD gene encoding urea ABC transporter ATP-binding protein UrtD, giving the protein MNAKILETENVTVSFDGFKALNQLNFSMDVGELRVVIGPNGAGKTTFLDVITGKVQPTIGRVLFKGKNLRSLPEHQIARLGIGRKFQTPRIYLNLTPRENLEITSNRNKNVLSTLFGRPHAAEKNSIKRLLETIGLAAKADVKAGLLSHGEKQRLEIGMLVAQSPDLLLVDEPVAGLTDEETYNIGELLLALAQSHSILVIEHDMEFVSQIARKVTVLHEGSVLCEGNFEEVQNDSRVIEVYLGQQQE
- a CDS encoding Uma2 family endonuclease; the encoded protein is MTQTTKTQKLLTFEEYLAYDDGTDTRYELVDGELVEMPPESQENSNLARFLFIELLKHFPFYLVAHKDTEIEVAGRRARCRLPDLMVHTEESYAALVGATRATITRDMPPPALVIEIVSPGTANRVRDYRYKRTEYAAREILEYWIIDPQMQQITICQWVEGQYEDKVFTAATCMESVVIADWALTVEQVFNSANRPELTSK
- a CDS encoding type II toxin-antitoxin system VapC family toxin; amino-acid sequence: MLLDTSGLLCFLHKDEPQHEKAVQLIASTSRIRLIHNYILAELVALALVRGFSRSTVLSYSLELINNSNVQIVWVDELLHREAIDLLLARQDKTYSLCDAVSFVLMRRQGIIEALTTDKHFEQEGFTRLLRSTG
- the urtE gene encoding urea ABC transporter ATP-binding subunit UrtE, translated to MLKISNLNVYYGESHILRNVDLTVPSSQMVCLIGRNGVGKSTLLKTIMGLLKPRSGTINLAEQLINSKSPDQRAKLGIGYVPQGREIIPRLTVKENLLLGLEARRKPVKKAEIPEEIFSLFPVLKTMLSRMGGDLSGGQQQQLAIARALMGQPQLLVLDEPTEGIQPSIILEIEAAVRRIVETTGISVLLVEQHLHFVRQADYYYAMQKGGIVASGSTDELSQDVIKRFLAV